A stretch of Pseudoalteromonas sp. A25 DNA encodes these proteins:
- a CDS encoding amidase → MHCKTWLTALLFTLATTQVDAKSDVMTLEELSFAQLQQLVDDKKISYQHITQYYLSRIAELDDSGPKLNAIISLNTQALDIAKQRDAQHSVNKAHSLLFGMPIVLKDNIETSDNMPTTAGAIALSNNYAKNDAELVKKLKASGAIILGKANLSEWANFKSTQSSSGWSDIGGQTKNPYVLNRTPCGSSSGSAVAVAANLAVAAIGTETDGSITCPAAHNALVGLKPTVGLVSGKGVIPLSHSQDAPGPMTRNVQDAAILLEVLSGSLPNSYQKHLKADGLKGKRLGVVRNISEFNSIASKAFAKTLDVLEREGAIVIDDLTLDYQDALSQAEFDILLYDFKHDIEQYLANTPEQVKVKSLAELIKFNKTLARSDFNQGLLEMANNKGDLQSEVYLAAKKLVAEKARKRGIDALLAEHNLDAIVAPTNGPAWVIDTLNGDHYTGASSSPAAIAGYPSITIPMAFYRNLPLGISFFSGANSEATLIEIGYAFEQATQIRKAPEFLKSIDE, encoded by the coding sequence ATGCACTGTAAAACATGGCTAACTGCGTTGCTCTTTACACTAGCAACGACACAGGTAGATGCTAAATCTGATGTAATGACATTGGAAGAGCTTAGCTTTGCTCAGCTACAGCAGCTCGTTGATGATAAAAAAATAAGTTATCAACATATAACTCAGTATTACTTGTCTCGAATCGCTGAGCTTGATGATAGTGGCCCAAAGCTCAATGCCATTATAAGTTTAAATACTCAAGCGTTAGATATTGCAAAGCAACGAGACGCTCAACATAGTGTTAATAAGGCTCATAGTTTGCTTTTTGGTATGCCAATCGTTTTAAAAGATAACATCGAAACTTCGGATAATATGCCTACAACAGCGGGTGCTATCGCGCTTTCAAACAATTATGCAAAAAATGATGCTGAACTGGTTAAAAAGCTCAAAGCTTCGGGGGCTATTATTTTAGGGAAAGCGAACTTAAGTGAGTGGGCTAACTTTAAGTCAACGCAAAGTTCAAGTGGTTGGAGTGATATCGGCGGACAGACCAAGAATCCTTACGTACTTAACCGTACCCCTTGTGGTTCAAGTTCAGGCTCTGCCGTTGCTGTTGCCGCAAATTTAGCGGTTGCAGCAATAGGCACTGAAACTGATGGCTCTATTACATGTCCTGCAGCGCATAATGCGTTAGTGGGTTTAAAACCTACGGTTGGTTTAGTATCAGGCAAGGGAGTTATCCCTTTGTCTCACTCTCAAGATGCGCCAGGCCCTATGACCCGCAATGTACAAGATGCTGCAATTTTACTTGAGGTGTTATCAGGCTCCTTACCTAATTCTTATCAAAAACACCTAAAAGCAGATGGGTTAAAAGGTAAGCGGTTAGGGGTAGTTCGCAACATCAGCGAGTTTAACAGCATTGCTAGTAAAGCATTTGCCAAAACACTTGATGTACTTGAACGTGAAGGAGCAATCGTTATTGATGATCTTACGTTGGACTATCAAGATGCACTGTCACAAGCTGAGTTTGATATTTTGTTGTATGACTTCAAGCATGACATCGAACAGTACTTGGCTAATACGCCAGAGCAAGTTAAGGTTAAATCGCTCGCTGAGCTGATTAAATTTAACAAGACGCTGGCTCGCAGTGACTTTAATCAAGGTTTGCTTGAAATGGCTAACAATAAGGGTGATCTGCAAAGCGAAGTATATCTCGCTGCTAAAAAGTTAGTTGCTGAGAAAGCGAGAAAACGCGGTATTGATGCTTTATTAGCCGAGCATAATTTAGATGCAATCGTGGCGCCAACAAATGGTCCTGCATGGGTTATCGATACGCTTAATGGTGATCATTACACAGGAGCCAGTTCCAGCCCAGCAGCAATAGCAGGCTATCCGAGTATTACTATTCCGATGGCTTTTTATCGAAATCTTCCTTTGGGTATCTCCTTTTTTAGTGGTGCAAATAGCGAAGCTACATTAATAGAGATTGGATACGCTTTTGAGCAGGCGACTCAAATTAGGAAAGCTCCAGAGTTTTTGAAGAGCATTGACGAATAA
- a CDS encoding DUF3019 domain-containing protein, giving the protein MNFKAYPVVALALIVSSAQSMAVETNSRQTLLEIKPITCIVRQLGELCQMTIKLHWQTMAPINACLYQEQTKLRCWQAKQFVNEQLDISLQKNMNFRLLDNKNDLLAQQIINVNAAVSRQYRRKLKTDWSIF; this is encoded by the coding sequence ATGAATTTTAAAGCGTATCCGGTAGTTGCGCTGGCATTGATTGTGAGCTCTGCGCAGTCGATGGCTGTAGAGACAAATTCAAGGCAAACGTTACTAGAAATAAAGCCAATCACATGTATTGTTCGCCAGTTGGGAGAATTATGCCAAATGACCATTAAGCTGCACTGGCAGACTATGGCCCCCATTAATGCATGTTTATATCAGGAGCAAACCAAACTGCGATGTTGGCAAGCGAAGCAGTTTGTGAATGAGCAACTTGATATTTCACTACAAAAAAATATGAATTTTCGTTTGCTTGACAATAAAAATGACTTGCTTGCCCAGCAGATTATTAATGTAAATGCTGCGGTAAGCCGTCAATATCGCCGCAAATTAAAAACAGATTGGAGTATTTTCTAA
- a CDS encoding S9 family peptidase → MKRSIIAVAASILMASNLASAKPLELEDVFDLEYANQIEFSHDAELVYFVRNRMDIKTDKKVSNIWSVNVKTKQLLPVTSGVHIDYAPTLSPQGDRLAFISTRDGSSQIYVKWLSSGAVAKISNLTQSPNSLSWTPDGKSIVFSQFVPEAAKTPVSLKGKPKGATWAKPPVFIDDVFYRADGAGYSKSGFTHIFKIDANGGNAQQLTSGRFNHGGQVSFSGDGNTLYFSANRHPDYELKVINSEVYSLDMKTLEIKAVTQRVGPDRAPAVSPNGRFLAYIGYDDKRTNYENAHVYVIDLEKSESRVLTQDLDRSVESIQWDSKSRGLYYSYDSQGQTVVAHQPLNSKAKIITEQVGSVSFGRPYSGGDFDVSVKGDVAFTMADTQRPADVGVVQRGKTQRLTQLNEDALANKTLGKVEELWVKSKHDQLDIQGWIVYPPNFDQSKKYPLVLEIHGGPVANYGPHFSAEAQLFAAKGNVVLYMNPRGSDSYGKTFAQTIHHNYPSNDFDDLMTGVDEVIKKGFIDESRLFVTGGSGGGVLTAWTVGHTDRFAAAVVAKPVINWFSFVLTADFYPYFADYWFPGKPWEHTEHYMKRSPISYVGNVKTPTMLLTGDADYRTPISETEQYYQALKLQGVETAMVRIPDASHGITARPSNLMNKVAYIQWWFDKHSNK, encoded by the coding sequence ATGAAACGAAGTATTATTGCTGTAGCGGCAAGCATATTAATGGCAAGCAATCTTGCTAGCGCTAAGCCGCTCGAACTAGAAGATGTATTTGATCTTGAATATGCAAATCAAATTGAATTTAGTCATGATGCCGAGCTGGTTTATTTTGTGCGCAACCGTATGGATATTAAAACGGATAAAAAAGTCAGCAATATATGGTCGGTTAATGTAAAAACAAAGCAATTACTGCCAGTGACAAGTGGTGTGCATATTGACTATGCGCCGACACTTTCTCCCCAAGGAGATCGCTTAGCGTTCATTTCGACTCGAGATGGTAGTAGCCAAATCTATGTTAAGTGGCTGTCTTCAGGTGCGGTGGCAAAAATTAGTAATTTAACACAATCACCCAATTCCCTGAGTTGGACGCCAGATGGAAAAAGTATTGTATTTAGCCAATTTGTGCCTGAAGCCGCTAAAACGCCAGTTAGTTTAAAGGGTAAACCGAAAGGGGCTACTTGGGCTAAACCGCCTGTTTTTATAGATGATGTTTTCTACCGTGCCGATGGCGCAGGTTACAGCAAATCCGGTTTTACACATATTTTCAAAATTGATGCAAACGGTGGTAACGCACAGCAGCTTACTTCAGGACGTTTTAACCATGGAGGTCAGGTCAGCTTTAGCGGCGATGGTAATACGTTGTATTTCTCAGCCAACCGTCACCCTGATTATGAATTAAAGGTAATCAATAGCGAAGTTTACTCGCTTGATATGAAGACGCTGGAGATCAAAGCCGTTACTCAAAGAGTGGGTCCTGATAGAGCCCCTGCAGTATCGCCTAATGGGCGCTTTTTAGCCTACATTGGATATGACGATAAGCGGACCAATTATGAGAACGCTCACGTTTATGTGATCGATCTTGAAAAAAGTGAAAGTCGAGTTTTAACTCAAGATCTTGACCGCAGTGTCGAGAGCATTCAATGGGATAGTAAAAGCAGAGGCCTGTATTACAGTTATGACTCTCAAGGTCAGACGGTCGTTGCTCACCAGCCACTGAACTCAAAAGCTAAAATCATTACTGAACAAGTTGGTAGTGTGTCATTTGGCAGACCCTATTCAGGCGGAGACTTTGACGTAAGTGTGAAAGGAGACGTTGCATTTACTATGGCGGATACACAAAGGCCAGCTGATGTAGGTGTGGTGCAGCGCGGCAAAACGCAACGTCTAACGCAATTAAATGAAGATGCGCTTGCGAATAAAACACTTGGTAAAGTGGAAGAGCTTTGGGTTAAATCAAAACATGATCAATTGGATATTCAAGGTTGGATTGTTTACCCCCCTAACTTTGACCAAAGTAAAAAATATCCACTCGTGTTAGAGATCCACGGTGGACCTGTTGCCAACTACGGTCCTCACTTTAGTGCTGAAGCGCAATTATTTGCAGCCAAAGGTAACGTAGTGTTGTATATGAACCCGCGGGGCAGCGATTCATATGGCAAAACATTTGCACAAACAATCCACCATAATTACCCTAGCAACGATTTTGATGATTTAATGACAGGGGTAGATGAAGTTATTAAAAAAGGCTTTATTGATGAGTCTCGATTATTTGTAACCGGCGGTTCTGGTGGAGGTGTACTTACCGCATGGACCGTTGGGCATACCGATAGATTTGCAGCTGCTGTTGTCGCTAAGCCAGTAATAAATTGGTTTAGTTTTGTATTAACAGCTGATTTTTATCCATATTTTGCAGATTACTGGTTCCCTGGTAAGCCTTGGGAGCATACAGAGCATTATATGAAGCGCTCGCCTATTAGTTATGTGGGTAATGTTAAAACCCCCACTATGTTACTTACAGGTGATGCTGACTATCGCACGCCAATCTCTGAAACAGAGCAATATTACCAAGCATTAAAGCTTCAAGGTGTCGAAACCGCAATGGTTAGGATCCCTGACGCATCGCATGGTATCACTGCAAGGCCTTCTAACTTGATGAATAAAGTAGCATATATTCAATGGTGGTTTGATAAGCACAGCAATAAATAG
- a CDS encoding transporter substrate-binding domain-containing protein yields MCSYCANAIFLHVEDESDLRVLRKEIPPSSIGNNTNLLVMSFLNKGDVTLVPSSYKRALKAMQTKEQSVCVQNRIKTPKRFDNYLFSLPINIYLSHRLYQHIQSPPLSAELLNQVGEVRSLVNIFDKYKNAVIVLSPSMSYGNYLDMQINKIPESNKVLRDGTNHYDMTFQMFRHRRADFYLGYPAAIFRHLQKSPSELRVYDIAGAPKYIVGHWMCNDTQQSRAFLKKLDQALRKAYQTAEFYHAHLRWLPETAQLKTKGYLDDLLKSFDILPPTMVEH; encoded by the coding sequence ATGTGTTCTTACTGTGCCAATGCGATTTTTTTGCATGTGGAAGATGAAAGTGATTTACGTGTGTTACGCAAAGAAATCCCCCCTTCGAGTATTGGCAACAACACTAACTTGTTAGTAATGAGTTTTTTGAATAAAGGAGATGTTACTTTAGTTCCCTCCAGCTATAAACGTGCTCTGAAGGCTATGCAGACAAAAGAACAATCAGTTTGTGTGCAAAATAGAATTAAAACCCCAAAAAGATTCGATAATTATTTGTTTAGCTTACCCATCAATATTTATTTGAGTCACCGTTTATATCAGCATATTCAATCTCCCCCGCTGAGCGCTGAGCTACTTAACCAAGTCGGTGAAGTGCGTTCTTTAGTGAACATTTTCGACAAATATAAGAATGCGGTAATCGTACTTTCACCTTCGATGTCTTATGGCAACTATTTAGATATGCAAATTAATAAAATTCCCGAAAGTAATAAAGTACTACGCGATGGAACTAACCATTATGACATGACTTTTCAGATGTTTAGGCATCGTAGAGCGGACTTTTACCTTGGCTATCCCGCTGCAATATTTAGGCATTTACAAAAATCACCCTCAGAGTTGCGAGTTTACGACATAGCCGGTGCCCCGAAATACATTGTTGGTCACTGGATGTGTAACGACACTCAACAAAGCCGAGCTTTTTTGAAAAAGCTCGATCAAGCTTTAAGAAAAGCTTATCAAACGGCCGAGTTCTATCACGCACATTTACGTTGGTTACCCGAAACTGCACAGTTAAAGACGAAGGGTTATCTTGACGATTTACTAAAATCTTTCGATATTTTGCCCCCAACAATGGTTGAGCACTGA
- a CDS encoding MipA/OmpV family protein produces MKQLLLTLCFMLTLHANAQSCEPVSTECIEVGQWQFGLAVGAGVLTNPLSGGGNIPLLVIPYVSYYRDRFFLDNTTLGYTFNSSRHFDVSIIVEPNAEQAYFERFHVRNLIAPDSFFAASGTEVDSGIVPDGSLSDNELSPTVPKISIDDISKRKWTIDAGVLAHWYVDDGAKFTVSWLKDLKGVYNGQHATLSYSQQIALPDDISAKLQLKLGAHWQSEQLVDYYYGLRSRDSKDRKLYYQGKSTLSPFIALAFNYRLNARWQFKVSAKHKFLGAGISDSPLVKHQHTSSIFVGGLYEF; encoded by the coding sequence TTGAAACAGCTTTTATTAACACTGTGTTTTATGCTGACATTGCATGCGAATGCACAGTCATGTGAGCCTGTAAGTACTGAGTGTATTGAGGTTGGACAGTGGCAATTTGGTTTAGCCGTTGGCGCTGGTGTTTTGACTAACCCGTTGAGTGGAGGGGGTAATATCCCGTTGCTGGTCATTCCATACGTAAGCTACTATCGAGACCGATTTTTTTTGGACAACACAACCTTAGGTTACACTTTTAATAGTTCTCGCCATTTCGATGTGAGCATCATTGTTGAGCCCAATGCAGAGCAAGCTTATTTTGAACGGTTTCATGTTCGTAACTTGATAGCACCCGACAGTTTTTTTGCAGCCAGTGGTACTGAAGTCGATAGCGGGATAGTGCCCGATGGCTCGTTGAGTGATAATGAATTATCTCCCACTGTCCCTAAAATTAGTATCGATGATATCTCTAAACGCAAATGGACGATTGATGCTGGCGTGTTAGCACATTGGTATGTTGATGATGGCGCAAAGTTTACAGTGTCTTGGCTTAAAGACCTAAAGGGAGTGTATAACGGTCAGCATGCGACTTTGTCTTATAGCCAGCAAATTGCACTACCTGATGATATTAGCGCTAAATTGCAGCTAAAGCTTGGGGCACATTGGCAAAGCGAACAATTAGTAGATTATTATTACGGCCTGCGAAGTCGCGATAGTAAGGATCGGAAGCTTTATTATCAAGGCAAAAGTACACTCTCCCCTTTTATTGCTCTTGCGTTTAACTACCGTCTTAACGCTCGCTGGCAATTTAAAGTGAGTGCCAAGCATAAATTTTTAGGCGCAGGTATTAGTGATAGCCCATTGGTCAAGCACCAACATACAAGTAGTATCTTTGTTGGGGGGCTATATGAATTTTAA
- a CDS encoding beta-propeller domain-containing protein, which produces MFYSRLITVGISVLLSACSSDNDTADKKTDSLPQLNGIKVSTQPLTKASAEQFAMHLKNGLFMRHYEYTSPSQPTSSNESNADSSAITATSSSTNVQEQGVDEADRIKYDGQYMYISASTAHNLQAPEQPNQYVRIMKRDESGDINQVKEVISTHSEYQNQKLYLHNKTLAVLNHDMGWFGISLPEPQLSASSSIAAPTAQQFELSLMDVSIPEQTTVKAHYTIDGQLIDTRVVDGQLYIVSNFHPKFDGFVGIDNSEQSKLADYKAIQQLNVEQLLPSIQNNLNEQTQALFNPADCYINQDANQNDGYDAVMTLTKISLADPTQQSSICVNTYIEGLYASKQALYAYSTHYNEGASSSVIHKFTLADSTLDYTATGQVTGHFGWNSPNLRFSENQQFLRVVTTDGNNMDGFNHKLFVLEQQGNQLATISELPNASQPTQIGKVNGKGIVDEDIYAVRFVEDRAYVVTFKQTDPLYVIDLSNAQAPIISGALEIPGYSSYLHPVGDHLLLGVGQHVNDLDSDLPVIAQGTQVSLFDISDINNPLQLNVHKFDNAYSAVESNYHAFSILKMNDGQYRFTLPIEKWHNTTSSSSSDTWSRENALAAFELDPNEKQMNYIGRSVITYPDSDTIPYIWSGNDRAIIHQNDLYYIHGNYIWQSDWLAPAKNTGPL; this is translated from the coding sequence ATGTTTTACTCACGTTTAATTACGGTTGGTATCAGTGTATTACTCAGTGCCTGTTCAAGTGATAACGATACTGCAGATAAAAAAACGGATAGCTTGCCACAACTCAATGGTATTAAGGTGTCCACCCAACCTCTGACAAAAGCCAGCGCAGAGCAATTTGCAATGCACCTAAAAAATGGTTTATTCATGCGCCACTATGAATACACCTCACCAAGTCAACCAACAAGTAGTAACGAGTCAAATGCTGACTCATCGGCTATAACAGCAACGTCCTCAAGCACCAATGTACAAGAACAAGGCGTAGACGAAGCTGATAGAATTAAATATGACGGCCAATATATGTACATTAGTGCAAGCACTGCACATAACCTTCAAGCTCCAGAGCAACCCAATCAATATGTTCGCATTATGAAACGCGATGAGTCAGGTGATATTAATCAAGTAAAAGAAGTTATCAGTACTCATTCTGAATATCAGAATCAGAAACTGTACCTCCATAATAAAACGCTTGCTGTGCTGAATCATGACATGGGATGGTTTGGTATCAGTTTACCTGAACCACAGCTGTCTGCTAGCTCTTCGATTGCTGCACCCACCGCACAACAATTTGAGCTGAGTTTGATGGATGTGAGCATTCCTGAGCAAACGACTGTAAAGGCCCATTACACTATTGATGGACAGCTAATAGATACCAGGGTAGTGGACGGTCAGCTTTACATCGTCAGTAATTTTCACCCTAAATTCGATGGTTTTGTTGGCATTGATAACAGTGAGCAAAGCAAGCTTGCTGACTACAAAGCCATACAGCAGTTAAATGTTGAGCAGCTCTTACCATCGATACAAAATAACTTAAATGAGCAAACCCAAGCTCTCTTCAATCCTGCCGATTGTTATATAAATCAAGATGCAAACCAAAATGATGGTTATGACGCCGTCATGACGCTGACTAAAATATCACTAGCAGATCCAACTCAACAAAGTTCTATATGCGTTAACACCTATATAGAAGGTTTATATGCGTCAAAACAAGCACTCTATGCGTACAGCACACACTACAACGAAGGCGCTTCAAGCTCGGTTATTCATAAATTCACCCTAGCTGATAGTACACTTGATTACACTGCAACAGGACAAGTGACGGGTCATTTTGGTTGGAATAGCCCCAATTTGCGCTTTAGCGAAAACCAACAGTTTTTGCGAGTGGTAACCACTGATGGTAACAATATGGATGGATTCAATCACAAACTATTTGTTCTAGAACAACAAGGTAATCAACTTGCGACTATTAGCGAGCTGCCAAACGCGTCTCAACCAACCCAAATAGGTAAGGTCAACGGCAAAGGCATCGTAGATGAGGATATTTATGCGGTAAGATTTGTAGAAGATAGAGCCTACGTCGTTACCTTTAAACAAACCGATCCCTTGTATGTGATTGACCTATCAAATGCGCAAGCTCCCATTATCAGCGGTGCACTTGAGATCCCCGGTTACTCATCTTACCTACACCCCGTGGGTGATCACTTATTGCTTGGCGTAGGCCAACACGTAAACGATTTAGATAGTGACTTGCCTGTCATCGCTCAAGGCACACAAGTCAGCTTATTCGATATAAGTGATATTAATAACCCACTGCAGCTCAATGTACACAAGTTTGACAATGCCTACTCCGCAGTCGAGTCGAACTATCACGCATTTAGCATACTAAAAATGAATGATGGTCAATATCGCTTCACTTTACCGATAGAAAAATGGCATAACACAACTTCAAGCTCCTCATCAGACACGTGGTCAAGAGAGAATGCTTTAGCAGCATTTGAACTAGACCCTAATGAAAAGCAAATGAATTACATAGGCCGTAGTGTGATTACGTATCCTGATAGTGACACCATACCATATATCTGGTCAGGTAATGACCGTGCAATCATTCACCAAAATGACTTGTATTACATCCATGGTAACTATATTTGGCAAAGTGACTGGCTTGCTCCAGCTAAAAATACAGGCCCGCTCTAA